The proteins below come from a single Kitasatospora sp. NBC_00315 genomic window:
- a CDS encoding carotenoid oxygenase family protein, producing MVLTRPTNTTSHLLSSGYRPVTDERTLTDLPVLGTLPAELDGSLLRIGPNPIGPYDPALDHAFAGDAMVHALRLRGGAAQSYRNRWIRTDRVARALGELPAPGPRYGLGDNVNAGLVRHAGRLLALADGGARPVHLSEGLDTLARFDFDGTLPAGFAAHPVSDPLTGELHAMAYDHRRPQLTHLTVDALGRVRRAEPITVKGTPMVHAFSLTSRHAIVYDLPVTFDPRAAADGSRVPYTWDDNHGARLGLIPRDGRDADVLWIEIDPCFVFHPVNAYEQGPLTVIDVIRHERVFDRDPLHPSESAPTLWRWTVDRSAATVEERELDGRIQEFPRIDDRFTGTPHRYAFTVGLRPGQGAALAGPELLRHDLVAGRTDVHELGPGREAGEAVFVPRGTHATEGDGWLLSLVHDLRTDLTELIVVDTSTFTGAPVAVVPLGVRVPHGFHTLWSPEQ from the coding sequence ATGGTCCTCACCCGGCCCACCAACACCACCTCCCACCTGCTGAGCAGCGGCTACCGCCCGGTCACCGACGAGCGGACCCTCACCGACCTGCCCGTGCTCGGCACCCTGCCGGCCGAACTCGACGGCAGCCTGCTGCGCATCGGCCCCAACCCGATCGGCCCGTACGACCCCGCCCTCGACCACGCCTTCGCCGGGGACGCGATGGTGCACGCGCTGCGCCTGCGAGGCGGCGCCGCGCAGTCGTACCGCAACCGCTGGATCCGCACCGACCGGGTCGCCCGCGCGCTCGGCGAACTGCCCGCCCCGGGGCCGCGGTACGGGCTCGGCGACAACGTCAACGCCGGCCTCGTCCGGCACGCCGGACGCCTGCTGGCACTCGCCGACGGCGGGGCGCGGCCGGTGCACCTGAGCGAGGGGCTCGACACCCTCGCCCGCTTCGACTTCGACGGGACCCTGCCGGCCGGGTTCGCGGCCCACCCGGTCAGCGACCCGCTCACCGGGGAGCTGCACGCGATGGCGTACGACCACCGCCGGCCGCAGCTCACCCACCTGACCGTGGACGCTCTCGGCCGGGTCCGGCGGGCCGAGCCGATCACCGTCAAGGGCACGCCGATGGTGCACGCCTTCTCGCTCACCAGCCGGCACGCCATCGTCTACGACCTTCCGGTCACCTTCGACCCGCGGGCCGCCGCCGACGGCTCCCGGGTGCCCTACACGTGGGACGACAACCACGGCGCGCGACTCGGCCTGATCCCCCGCGACGGCCGGGACGCCGACGTCCTGTGGATCGAGATCGACCCCTGCTTCGTCTTCCACCCGGTCAACGCGTACGAACAGGGACCGCTCACCGTCATCGACGTGATCCGGCACGAACGGGTCTTCGACCGCGACCCGCTGCACCCGAGCGAGTCCGCGCCGACCCTGTGGCGCTGGACCGTCGACCGCTCCGCGGCCACCGTGGAGGAGCGGGAACTGGACGGCAGGATCCAGGAGTTCCCCCGGATCGACGACCGCTTCACCGGCACCCCCCACCGCTACGCCTTCACCGTGGGCCTGCGCCCGGGCCAGGGCGCCGCGCTCGCGGGCCCGGAACTGCTGCGCCACGACCTGGTGGCCGGCCGCACCGACGTGCACGAGCTGGGCCCGGGCCGGGAGGCCGGCGAGGCCGTCTTCGTCCCGCGCGGGACGCACGCGACCGAGGGTGACGGCTGGCTGCTGAGCCTGGTTCACGACCTGCGCACCGACCTCACCGAGCTGATCGTCGTCGACACCTCGACGTTCACCGGCGCACCGGTGGCCGTCGTCCCGCTGGGCGTACGGGTCCCGCACGGATTCCACACGCTGTGGTCACCGGAGCAGTGA
- a CDS encoding TetR/AcrR family transcriptional regulator has translation MSATNSQPRRPHSGNRRDESARLAVLHAADDLLVEHGFGALTVEAIARRAGVAKQTIYRWWPSKVEILLDTLIQDSDERLPVPTGKPTAESIRDYLRGFARFLTRDPAGTVLLVLIAEAQHDPATARSFHARYLGPRRDLEREMIARAIDAGEVAPRLGPDAAMDALLGPIVYRALTAEDISEDLVDTLAEDLLGPRAN, from the coding sequence ATGTCCGCCACGAACTCCCAGCCCCGCAGGCCTCACTCCGGCAACCGGCGCGACGAGTCCGCACGTCTGGCCGTGCTGCACGCCGCCGACGATCTGCTCGTCGAGCACGGTTTCGGAGCCCTGACCGTCGAGGCGATCGCGCGTCGAGCCGGGGTCGCCAAGCAGACGATCTACCGCTGGTGGCCCTCGAAGGTCGAGATCCTCCTCGACACGCTCATCCAGGACAGCGACGAGCGCCTTCCCGTCCCGACCGGGAAGCCCACGGCCGAGAGCATCCGGGACTACCTGCGAGGCTTCGCGCGGTTCCTGACCCGGGACCCGGCCGGCACCGTCCTGCTCGTGCTCATCGCCGAGGCGCAGCACGACCCGGCGACGGCCCGGAGCTTTCACGCGCGCTATCTCGGTCCTCGCCGTGACCTGGAACGCGAGATGATCGCGCGCGCGATCGACGCCGGTGAGGTCGCGCCCCGGCTCGGCCCCGACGCCGCGATGGACGCCTTGCTCGGCCCGATCGTCTATCGCGCCCTGACGGCGGAGGACATCTCCGAGGACCTGGTGGACACCCTGGCCGAGGACCTGCTCGGACCTCGCGCGAACTGA
- a CDS encoding TetR/AcrR family transcriptional regulator, whose protein sequence is MSPRQIDPTLGPQLVETAARLLAEEGPKALSTRRLAAEVGTSTMAVYTHFGGKDDLVRAMVREGFGYLDRRLTEVAQTADPVADVAALGWAYRSNALEHRHLYSVMFGGSGFGGFALTDDDRQHGRYTLGTLVRTVGRCMEAGRLRSEDELLVAHQLWIALHGLVTLELGGYLIPPYDADACFEAQVGGILVGEGDDAERTRASLLRARERRA, encoded by the coding sequence GTGAGCCCCCGTCAGATCGACCCGACACTCGGTCCGCAGCTCGTGGAGACGGCCGCCAGGCTCCTCGCGGAGGAGGGGCCCAAGGCGCTGTCCACGCGCAGGCTCGCGGCGGAGGTGGGCACGTCCACGATGGCGGTCTACACCCACTTCGGCGGCAAGGACGACCTGGTCCGGGCGATGGTCCGGGAGGGGTTCGGCTACCTCGACCGCAGGCTCACCGAGGTGGCCCAGACGGCCGACCCGGTGGCCGACGTGGCCGCGCTCGGCTGGGCCTACCGCAGCAACGCGCTGGAGCACCGCCACCTCTACAGCGTCATGTTCGGCGGCTCCGGGTTCGGCGGCTTCGCGCTGACTGACGACGACCGCCAGCACGGGCGCTACACCCTGGGCACGCTGGTCCGGACGGTCGGCCGCTGCATGGAGGCGGGCCGACTGCGCTCGGAGGACGAGCTGCTGGTGGCCCATCAGCTGTGGATCGCGCTCCACGGCCTGGTCACCCTGGAACTCGGCGGCTACCTGATCCCGCCCTACGACGCGGACGCCTGCTTCGAGGCCCAGGTCGGCGGGATCCTGGTGGGCGAGGGGGACGACGCGGAGCGGACCCGGGCCTCCCTGCTGCGGGCGCGCGAACGCCGAGCCTGA
- a CDS encoding helix-turn-helix transcriptional regulator yields MWDRFDEPLSLNDIADTAILSKFYFSRVFRTLTGTSPSRYLAAVRLCMAKKLLLETSASVTDISFMVGYNSLGTFTSRFTRSVGVPPARFRILSELGISALPRALLPGAPSAHRGSVHGEVHVPATDLPIRVYVAAFKESIPEGQPKACDILEGPGDYRLSGLPDGQWFIRVAVVSSRPVEPRPWVRQPLFIGAASSPVVISAGRAVEVDIHTRPLCSLDIPILLALPELDSRGPLKSLMAVRPPGETSSVAYGA; encoded by the coding sequence ATGTGGGACAGATTCGACGAACCCCTGTCCCTCAACGATATTGCCGACACCGCAATACTCAGCAAATTTTACTTCTCAAGGGTTTTCCGGACGCTGACCGGAACCTCACCCAGCCGGTACCTCGCAGCGGTCCGGTTGTGCATGGCGAAAAAGCTGCTGCTGGAGACCTCGGCCAGCGTCACCGACATTTCGTTCATGGTCGGATACAACAGTCTGGGCACGTTCACCAGCCGCTTCACCCGAAGCGTGGGCGTCCCGCCGGCCCGCTTCCGGATCCTGTCGGAGCTGGGCATCAGCGCGTTACCGAGGGCCCTGCTCCCCGGGGCCCCCTCCGCCCACCGCGGTTCCGTCCACGGCGAGGTGCACGTTCCGGCCACCGACCTCCCGATCCGGGTCTACGTCGCCGCCTTCAAGGAGTCGATCCCGGAGGGCCAGCCGAAGGCCTGCGACATCCTGGAGGGCCCGGGCGACTACCGGCTGTCGGGCCTGCCGGACGGCCAGTGGTTCATCCGGGTCGCCGTCGTGTCGAGCCGGCCCGTCGAGCCCCGCCCGTGGGTGCGGCAGCCACTCTTCATCGGCGCCGCCTCCTCACCGGTGGTGATCAGTGCCGGTCGCGCGGTCGAGGTCGACATCCACACCCGGCCGCTGTGCAGCCTGGACATCCCGATCCTGCTCGCGCTGCCCGAACTGGACAGCAGGGGCCCGCTGAAGAGCCTCATGGCCGTCAGGCCCCCGGGCGAGACCTCCTCGGTCGCCTACGGAGCCTGA